One sulfur-oxidizing endosymbiont of Gigantopelta aegis genomic region harbors:
- a CDS encoding 4Fe-4S dicluster domain-containing protein, whose translation MPKKTEGVNYRFEPLDYKNNTSLDLLSYKPTILPPGKYMFPDGETLFTYHRDEQGRYHFTQGESIKPQILAGVRSCDLKGIYLMDAVFSDGIKDMHYLQRREKTAIIAFNCLTPCDDHCFCETAQSLDFHKGADIFITPLVDKERLLLEVQSPRGEALIKSLVAEPCDNANELKQNAIASRPSPFGRQFMTSVEQLSQIIHEQDADEVYQQYAERCFSCGTCNLVCPTCYCFEIKDEFELDVKLAQGKGSKTRHWDACLNPGFAEVAGGHNFRPESAARQRHRVRRKFDYLPQRFEQTFCTGCGRCGRQCTTGIDIFDIVNDVCSSVGSAPKEKTEARVR comes from the coding sequence TTGCCAAAAAAAACAGAAGGGGTTAATTATCGCTTTGAACCTCTTGATTACAAAAATAACACATCTTTAGATTTACTATCGTACAAACCCACTATCTTACCTCCAGGGAAATATATGTTTCCTGATGGTGAAACGCTATTTACCTACCATAGAGATGAACAAGGCCGCTATCATTTTACTCAGGGGGAAAGTATCAAACCCCAGATCCTTGCTGGTGTACGTTCTTGTGATTTAAAAGGTATTTATTTAATGGATGCGGTGTTTTCTGATGGCATAAAAGATATGCATTATTTACAACGCAGAGAGAAAACGGCCATTATTGCTTTTAATTGTCTGACCCCCTGTGATGATCATTGTTTTTGTGAAACGGCACAGTCGCTGGATTTTCACAAAGGAGCAGATATCTTTATTACGCCGCTGGTTGATAAAGAGCGGCTTTTATTAGAAGTACAAAGTCCAAGAGGTGAAGCTTTAATCAAAAGTTTAGTTGCTGAACCATGCGACAATGCCAATGAATTAAAGCAAAATGCGATTGCCAGCCGTCCCAGCCCCTTTGGTCGACAATTCATGACTTCGGTTGAACAGTTATCACAGATCATTCATGAGCAAGATGCTGATGAGGTTTATCAGCAATATGCAGAACGTTGTTTCTCCTGTGGTACGTGTAATCTGGTCTGTCCAACCTGCTATTGCTTTGAAATAAAAGATGAGTTTGAACTGGATGTTAAATTAGCACAAGGGAAGGGCAGTAAAACACGCCATTGGGACGCTTGTTTAAACCCGGGCTTTGCTGAAGTTGCTGGTGGTCATAATTTCAGGCCTGAGTCAGCAGCCAGACAACGGCATCGGGTTCGAAGGAAGTTTGATTATTTGCCCCAACGATTTGAGCAAACTTTTTGTACGGGGTGTGGGCGTTGTGGGCGTCAATGTACAACGGGCATTGATATCTTTGATATTGTCAATGATGTGTGTTCATCCGTCGGTTCTGCCCCTAAAGAGAAGACAGAGGCTAGGGTTCGATGA